A window from Pangasianodon hypophthalmus isolate fPanHyp1 chromosome 16, fPanHyp1.pri, whole genome shotgun sequence encodes these proteins:
- the ptk6b gene encoding protein-tyrosine kinase 6b isoform X2: MRKFADFFFFRSFPPDQKRSLNSPCRSEVECVCVRVCACVCVCVCLTGARLPRERAVQGHMEECLNRSCPCLRSLWDRMFKKDKSNVGLERKGSNSGDFKPDSDPEGAVYIALWAFQARDSDELSFDAGERFRVVTRAGDWWTAAKLDASGRVLATGVVPRSYLERAESVKLQPWFFGKMNRIECLSHLLTDQNKDGAFLVRVSETDNVGHVLSVKVNNKGKHFKIYHSANGFYVDESCRFSSLLELVQYYQSHPLATLDRLGKPCVRRKPKHHDLSHTTVDMWELPKEDFILEDKLGSGYFADVYRGKWKNQTYVAIKVLKNNESLNQHTFQMEVEVLKQLRHNHLISLFAICTSSIPYYIITEYMEKGNLLDLLRKGNALDLEILTDMAFQVADGMTYLEDHNSIHRDLAARNVLVSEGYLCKVADFGLARIIKEPIYLSNDKKIPFKWTAPEAIEHGIFSNKSDVWSFGILLHEIYSYGANPYPGIAKKAVFEDIKRGYRMPAPSKCPHFIYKIMQSCWSKQPEDRPDFKRLKSELQECIDRIV; encoded by the exons ATGAGGAAGTTTGCAGACTTCTTTTTCTTTAGATCATTTCCCCCTGATCAAAAGCGTTCTTTAAATTCTCCCTGTCGCTCAgaagtggagtgtgtgtgcgtgcgtgtgtgtgcgtgtgtgtgtgtgtgtgtgtgtttaaccgGAGCGCGTCTGCCCAGAGAGCGCGCTGTACAGGGACACATGGAGGAGTGTTTGAACAGATCGTGCCCGTGTCTCCGGTCACTGTGGGACCGAATgttcaaaaaagacaaaagtaaCGTCGGGCTCGAGAGGAAAGGCTCGAACAGCGGTGACTTCAAACCGGACAGTGATCCGGAGGGCGCCGTGTACATAGCATTATGGGCTTTCCAAGCGCGCGACAGCGACGAGCTGTCGTTTGACGCGGGAGAGCGGTTCCGCGTGGTGACGCGCGCGGGGGATTGGTGGACCGCCGCCAAACTGGACGCGAGCGGCCGCGTGCTCGCCACCGGAGTCGTGCCGCGCAGTTACCTGGAGCGCGCCGAATCGGTTAAGCTGCAACC GTGGTTCTTTGGCAAAATGAACCGAATTGAGTGTCTCAGTCACCTCCTGACAGATCAAAACAAAGATGGGGCTTTCCTGGTGCGAGTCAGTGAGACTGACAATGTGGGCCATGTACTCTCAG TTAAGGTAAACAACAAAGGAAAGCACTTTAAGATCTATCACTCAGCGAATGGATTCTACGTGGACGAGTCctgcaggttctccagtttgCTGGAGCTTGTACAATACTATCAGAGTCATCCTCTGGCCACTTTGGACAGACTGGGAAAGCCCTGCGTcagg AGAAAGCCCAAGCACCATGACCTGTCTCACACCACAGTGGACATGTGGGAACTTCCCAAAGAGGACTTCATTCTGGAGGACAAGCTGGGCAGCGGTTACTTTGCTGATGTTTATCGGGGCAAGTGGAAGAACCAAACCTACGTGGCCATCAAAGTTCTCAAGAACAACG AGTCTCTGAACCAGCATACGTTTCAGATGGAGGTTGAAGTTTTGAAACAGTTGCGTCACAACCACCTTATCTCACTCTTTGCAATATGCACTTCCTCCATCCCCTATTACATCATCACTGAGTACATGGAGAAGGGAAACCTACTGGATTTACTCCGTA AGGGCAATGCTTTAGACCTGGAAATTTTGACTGACATGGCATTCCAGGTGGCTGATGGGATGACTTACCTGGAAGATCACAATAGTATTCACAGAGACCTGGCAGCTCGCAATGTTCTTGTTAGTGAAGGATACCTGTGCAAGGTGGCTGACTTTGGTTTAGCGCGAATTATCAAG GAGCCGATCTATTTGTCTAATGATAAAAAGATTCCATTCAAGTGGACAGCTCCTGAAGCTATCGAACATGGCATTTTCTCGAATAAATCTGATGTCTGGTCTTTTGGCATTCTCTTACATGAGATTTATTCTTACGGTGCAAATCCGTATCCAG GTATCGCTAAAAAAGCTGTATTTGAGGACATCAAACGTGGCTACAGGATGCCTGCTCCTTCCAAATGTCCTCACTTCATCTACAAGATTATGCAGTCCTGTTGGAGCAAGCAGCCAGAGGATCGGCCAGATTTTAAGAGGCTGAAATCTGAGCTTCAGGAGTGCATTGACCGCATCGTTTAG
- the ptk6b gene encoding protein-tyrosine kinase 6b isoform X1, with protein sequence MRKFADFFFFRSFPPDQKRSLNSPCRSEVECVCVRVCACVCVCVCLTGARLPRERAVQGHMEECLNRSCPCLRSLWDRMFKKDKSNVGLERKGSNSGDFKPDSDPEGAVYIALWAFQARDSDELSFDAGERFRVVTRAGDWWTAAKLDASGRVLATGVVPRSYLERAESVKLQPWFFGKMNRIECLSHLLTDQNKDGAFLVRVSETDNVGHVLSVKVNNKGKHFKIYHSANGFYVDESCRFSSLLELVQYYQSHPLATLDRLGKPCVRRKPKHHDLSHTTVDMWELPKEDFILEDKLGSGYFADVYRGKWKNQTYVAIKVLKNNESLNQHTFQMEVEVLKQLRHNHLISLFAICTSSIPYYIITEYMEKGNLLDLLRSPEGNALDLEILTDMAFQVADGMTYLEDHNSIHRDLAARNVLVSEGYLCKVADFGLARIIKEPIYLSNDKKIPFKWTAPEAIEHGIFSNKSDVWSFGILLHEIYSYGANPYPGIAKKAVFEDIKRGYRMPAPSKCPHFIYKIMQSCWSKQPEDRPDFKRLKSELQECIDRIV encoded by the exons ATGAGGAAGTTTGCAGACTTCTTTTTCTTTAGATCATTTCCCCCTGATCAAAAGCGTTCTTTAAATTCTCCCTGTCGCTCAgaagtggagtgtgtgtgcgtgcgtgtgtgtgcgtgtgtgtgtgtgtgtgtgtgtttaaccgGAGCGCGTCTGCCCAGAGAGCGCGCTGTACAGGGACACATGGAGGAGTGTTTGAACAGATCGTGCCCGTGTCTCCGGTCACTGTGGGACCGAATgttcaaaaaagacaaaagtaaCGTCGGGCTCGAGAGGAAAGGCTCGAACAGCGGTGACTTCAAACCGGACAGTGATCCGGAGGGCGCCGTGTACATAGCATTATGGGCTTTCCAAGCGCGCGACAGCGACGAGCTGTCGTTTGACGCGGGAGAGCGGTTCCGCGTGGTGACGCGCGCGGGGGATTGGTGGACCGCCGCCAAACTGGACGCGAGCGGCCGCGTGCTCGCCACCGGAGTCGTGCCGCGCAGTTACCTGGAGCGCGCCGAATCGGTTAAGCTGCAACC GTGGTTCTTTGGCAAAATGAACCGAATTGAGTGTCTCAGTCACCTCCTGACAGATCAAAACAAAGATGGGGCTTTCCTGGTGCGAGTCAGTGAGACTGACAATGTGGGCCATGTACTCTCAG TTAAGGTAAACAACAAAGGAAAGCACTTTAAGATCTATCACTCAGCGAATGGATTCTACGTGGACGAGTCctgcaggttctccagtttgCTGGAGCTTGTACAATACTATCAGAGTCATCCTCTGGCCACTTTGGACAGACTGGGAAAGCCCTGCGTcagg AGAAAGCCCAAGCACCATGACCTGTCTCACACCACAGTGGACATGTGGGAACTTCCCAAAGAGGACTTCATTCTGGAGGACAAGCTGGGCAGCGGTTACTTTGCTGATGTTTATCGGGGCAAGTGGAAGAACCAAACCTACGTGGCCATCAAAGTTCTCAAGAACAACG AGTCTCTGAACCAGCATACGTTTCAGATGGAGGTTGAAGTTTTGAAACAGTTGCGTCACAACCACCTTATCTCACTCTTTGCAATATGCACTTCCTCCATCCCCTATTACATCATCACTGAGTACATGGAGAAGGGAAACCTACTGGATTTACTCCGTA GTCCAGAGGGCAATGCTTTAGACCTGGAAATTTTGACTGACATGGCATTCCAGGTGGCTGATGGGATGACTTACCTGGAAGATCACAATAGTATTCACAGAGACCTGGCAGCTCGCAATGTTCTTGTTAGTGAAGGATACCTGTGCAAGGTGGCTGACTTTGGTTTAGCGCGAATTATCAAG GAGCCGATCTATTTGTCTAATGATAAAAAGATTCCATTCAAGTGGACAGCTCCTGAAGCTATCGAACATGGCATTTTCTCGAATAAATCTGATGTCTGGTCTTTTGGCATTCTCTTACATGAGATTTATTCTTACGGTGCAAATCCGTATCCAG GTATCGCTAAAAAAGCTGTATTTGAGGACATCAAACGTGGCTACAGGATGCCTGCTCCTTCCAAATGTCCTCACTTCATCTACAAGATTATGCAGTCCTGTTGGAGCAAGCAGCCAGAGGATCGGCCAGATTTTAAGAGGCTGAAATCTGAGCTTCAGGAGTGCATTGACCGCATCGTTTAG